The genomic region TGAATTGAGGTAATCGAGTCTTGGTGAACCGGTGATCTCGCAGCGGAACGGGTGATTGCCAAAGGACTCGAGGAGAAGCGCCTGCCAGAGTCCGAGACAAGCGATCCGTGACGACAGAACTGGTTGGAAGAGAGGCCGTCCGTCAGGCGTATTGGAGCGGGGATTGGTCCAGACATTGCGCCATTCGATGATTCCGTCCACTAGGTGAAGCACTGGTATGCGGCGCGCATGGAGTTCTGTAATGGCAGGAAACATTGCCCGGTTGAACTCATCACCAAGCAAGGCTAGATCACAATTGATTGAACTCGGGTCGGTCGAGAGCGGGACTGATTGCAGGTCAAACTCCGGCAGGCACTTCAACCATTCGAAGTAATGCGGCCGGAAATATGCATCAAGCAGCGCAATACGATAGGTTCGAGATGGCATGTCGTGAAGGCTCTTGAGGGTGTGCGTGGAAAACCAATGGGTTGGCTGCGCGGAGATTTTCGGCGAAGGTACAAGCGTTCATGCGAAACGAAACAGAACAGGATCTAGCAGCAAATGGCGAACTTTCGAGTGGCTGCGAAGAGTTGACACGATCTCATCAATTCTTGTTCGGGCCGATGATCAGGAAGCCGCGCTAATGCGAGTTCGGAGGGAGAGCGGAACCCGCCGGCTCGAATATGAAATACCACGGTTCAAGTTCACCTCCGAAACTGTAGGGAGGATGAGTGAGAAAGCCCTCGATTTCTCCGATGAGACCGGATGCGGGGCCGCGCAGGATGACCTCGCGGTTGTCAAACGGTCCGCGCTGTTGAAATCGCGCGACCAGGTCGGACACGGGTTGGGCGCCCGCTTCAATGAAACGCTGCTCCCACCAGTTCCGTGAGCGCAGAGTGCAATGGAATGCATTGTTCTGGCTGCTGGGGCGAAGGCTTATCGTAAGGAAGAGTCGTCTCCCGCATACACGCACCAGCTCCCGCGCTACTTTGGGAATTTGATCCGCCGGTATGTGCTCCAACACTTCGGAGGAAAAAACGAGATCGAAGTGACGGTCCGGGAAGGGCAGACTGGCCAGGTCGCCCTGCAGCACCTCCCCAGTGACCACTTCGCCATTCTGCACGGCGAATTGCGACACTTCGACGCCGCGCGCCTCATAGCCCTTTCGGAGCAGGTGTGCAACGACATCGCCGCGACCGCATCCGGCGTCGAGCACGGTGCGATAGCTTCCGGTGGAGAGAGCTTGATCGATGATGTTGATGCCGTAGCTCCACTGGGCGGGACGGGTTCTCCAGTAGCGGTCGTAGCGCAAGCGATGAAGTTGTCCGCGCAATCGTTGCAGGAATTTTCTCATTGGCACATGCGGATGCGTGGAGAGGTGAGCAGGCGGACCATGAATCTTCTCAATCACATTCCATTGTCTCCCACTTGTGCGAGAAGGCAAAAGTGTGACATGGACCGAATCCGAAGCCGTCGATTGGCGGCCCGGTGACCTGGAAACGGACTGCGTGCGGCAGATCGTGGAGATACTCCTGTCTTCCCTCGCCGTAGAGGCTTGTCGTGATCGAATATGCCCCCACAAGAAGCGGAAGCGCGGGAAGAGTGATCCTCACGGTCGCCCTTCTCTGGAGTGACCAGACAAGACCGTCGGCTGGAGATGCGAATGAACCGAGCACGCCCAGCGATGAGGAGTGGACATGGACAATCAATCTCAGGTTGCGCCGGGGATGTCTGCATGCGATGCGGACATCGAACGATAGCGTGTCACCTGTGAACAGCGCGCCAGGCGGACGTCCCGGGACTGGGTGAAGCGCTGCGCTCTCAAGCCAGACATCACGGTTCGAGGACTGTGTTGGTTCGGTTGCAAGGCCGATTTCCTGATAGAGTGCGATGCCCGCCTCAACCGAAGGGGCG from Opitutaceae bacterium harbors:
- a CDS encoding class I SAM-dependent methyltransferase → MRKFLQRLRGQLHRLRYDRYWRTRPAQWSYGINIIDQALSTGSYRTVLDAGCGRGDVVAHLLRKGYEARGVEVSQFAVQNGEVVTGEVLQGDLASLPFPDRHFDLVFSSEVLEHIPADQIPKVARELVRVCGRRLFLTISLRPSSQNNAFHCTLRSRNWWEQRFIEAGAQPVSDLVARFQQRGPFDNREVILRGPASGLIGEIEGFLTHPPYSFGGELEPWYFIFEPAGSALPPNSH